From the bacterium genome, the window GTGATCCTCCTGCGCGGACGGCCGAGCGAGATCGAGAAGCTCGCCATCCGCATCGGCGGGCTCAAGGGCGTGCGTTTCTCGCGCCTGACGCGAGCCTCGACGCTGGTCGAATAGGGCCGGCGCCGCGCGCGGGCGCTAGCGGCGGGCGAGGAGCCCGGCGCGCTGGAGCGCCGCCTCCAGGTCTTCCTTGCGCAGCGGCTTGCTGACGTAGTCGTCCATGCCCGCCGCGAGGCAGCGCTCGCGGTCGCCCTTCATCGCGTTCGCCGTCACGGCGACGATGCGCGGCTGGCGCGACGCCGGCAGCTCGGCGCGGATGCGCTGGGTGGCGCCGAGGCCGTCGAGCAGCGGCATCTGCATGTCCATCAGCACGAGATCGTAGTCCTGCTCGGCGAGGCGCTGGAGGGCGACCTGCCCGTTCTCGGCGAGATCGGCCCGCAGGCCGAGCCGCGCCAGCATGCTGAGGGCGACCTTCTGGTTCACCGGGTTGTCCTCGGCGAGCAGGATGCGCAGCCCGCCCGCGCCGGCGCTTGTCGCCGCCGCCCGCGGCGCATCGCCCTCGCCCGGGCCGGCCCCCGCTCCCGCGCGCCCCGGCGCCCTTGGGGCGAAGACCGTCGCGAGAACCAGCGCGAGGCGCGCCCGCTTCACCGGCTTGCTGAGGGTCCCCACGAAGCCCGCCGGCACCCCCTCGCTGCTGGCGGCGCTCGGGCCGCAGAGCAGGACCCGCGGCGGCGCGTCGGCGGGAGGCAGGGCCGCGAGCTGCCGCGCGCCGTCGCCGTGATCGAGGCCGCCCCCCTCCTCATCGACGAGAATCAACTCGAAGGGCGCGCCGGCCGCTGCGGCGGCAACGAGGCAGGAGCGCGCCTCCTCGCCGGTCGTGGCCGTCTTCACGCTCAGGCCCAGCTCGCGCAGCGTGGCCAGCAGCGCGGCGCGGCTCGTCGCGTTGTCCTCGACGAGCAGCGCGCGGCGCGCCGCCAGCCAGGCCGGCGGCCCCCCCGCGGGTCGATCGGCCGCCACGACGGCGCGCAGCGTGAAGTGGAAGGTCGCGCCCTGACCGGGCTGGCTCTCCACCCAGATCGTGCCGCCCATCAGCTCGCAGAGCTGCCGGCAGATCGCGAGCCCGAGGCCCGTGCCCCCGTAGCGGCGCGAGCTGGAACCGTCGACCTGGCTGAAGGAGCGGAAGAGGCGAGCCTGCCCCTCCGGCGAGATGCCGATGCCCGTGTCGCGCACCTGGCAGTGCAGCTCGACGCGTCCGTCGGGCAGCGCGCGCGCGTCGACCCGCAGGCTGACCTCGCCCCGGTCGGTGAACTTCACGGCGTTGGAGAGGAGGTTGATCAGCACCTGGCGCAGGCGCGACCCATCGCCGAGGATCCGCTGCGGGAGCTCGGGCGCCAGCTGGCAGGCGAGTTCGAGCCGTTTCTCGGCCACGCGCAGCGAGACGAGGTCCAGGGCCTCTTCGACGCACTCGCGCAGGTCGAAGGGCTCTTCGCGCAGCTCGAGCTGGCCGGCTTCGATCTTCGAGAAGTCGAGGATGTCGTTGATGATGACCAGCAGGGCGTCGCCCGAGCTGCGGATGATCTCCAGGTAGTCGCGCTGCTCCGGGCGTGGGTTGCTATCGATGACGAGCTGCGCCATGCCGATGATGCCGTTCATCGGCGTGCGGATCTCGTGGCTCATCGTGGCGAGGAACTCGCTCTTCGCGCGCGTGGCCGCCTCCGCCTCGGCGCGGGCCAGCTCCGCCTCCTGCTGGGAGGACTGCAGCTCGCCCACCATCTTGACCAGCTGCGCCGTGCGCTCCCGGATGCGCGCCTCGAGCAGCCGCATCCGGTAGCGGTTCAGGCTGCCACCGAGCAGGGCGACGAGGCCGAGCAGGACGAGGCCGAGACCCCCGCGCGCCCACCAGGTCTGGTACCAGGCCAGCGGCAGACTGAAGGCGAAGCTCGCCTCGGCGCTCTCGGCGCCGTAGACGTCGCGCGCCTGCACGCGGAAGGCGTAGCGGCCGCCCGCCAGGTTCGTGTAGTCCTTCCGCACATCCGTCGACCAAGCGGACCAACCGGCGTCATAGCCCTCGAGCCGGGTGCGGAACTGCGTCCGCGACGGCGCGTCGAGGCTGGGCGCCGCGAACTCGAAGCGCAACGCCCCCAGGTCCCGCCTCAAGGCGATCGCCCCGGACGGCGGTCGCGGGCCGCGCAAGAGGGAGTCGGGATCGACCGCGCTCACGCGCAGCAGGGGGGCGGCCGGCTGCGGGCGCCGGGCCGGCACGGGCACCGCGAAGCGCGCCAGCCCGTAGTAGTGCCCCACCCAGAGCACACCGTCCGCTTCGGGCAGCAGGGCCATCGGCTGGAGATGCGTCACCCGGCGCAGTTCGGGCGCGATCCAGGCCAGCGAGTCCGTCTCGCCCGGGCGGGCGAGGCCGACCGCAGCGTCCGTCGCGATCCAGGCGCCGTCCCTGCACTCGACGAGTCGGCTCACCTCGCGGCTGCCGTCGGCGAAGCAGCGGCCGAAGCTGCTATCGGGCAGGAGCGGCAGCAGCGCGTCCGTCGCCGCCGCGAGCGACGGTCGCCGCAGGCCGAGCTCGGTGCCGATCGCGACGCGGCCGTCGACGGCGAGCAGTGTGTAGCTGGGCAGGCTCGGCCCGGACTCCGCTCCACTCAGCCGGAGCCGTCGAGTCGGAGCCGCCGTTAGCCCGGCGCCGTAGGCGAGGGCGAGGCCTCCCCCCTCGTCCCAGGCGAGATAGACGGTACCGTCGCTATCCTGGCTCGCCCCGCGGACGTTTCCCGCGACGCCGGGCAGCGCGCCCGCCGGTCGCCAGCCGGCGGACTGTCGACGCAGGCAGTGCACGCCCCGCTCGCCCGCCGCGAGCACGAGCCCGGCATCCGCCAGCGAGCGGCTCAGCGAGTAGATCGTGCCCTCTTCCAGCAGGGGCGTCGCCGTCGTCTCGCCGACGGCGAAGACGCCGTCGTTGCAGCCGGCGAGCAGGCCGACCTCGGTTGCCAGCAGCGTCCAGCACTGCGTGGCGATGCCCGGCACGCGCGCAAAGCGCAGGCGCCCGTCGCCCGGCTGGCTCGCGTAGACACCCCAGGACGTGGCCACGAAGAGCCGGCCCCGGTAGCGCGCGATCGCCTCGACCGAGCCCTCCAGGCCGAGCCGCTCGTCGAAGCTGCTCAGGCGGCTGGGCAGCTCGAGCCGCGAGAGGCCGTTGTCGCAGTTCGCCCAGAGCCCGCCCGCGCCGTCCCGGAAGAGACCGAGCACCATGTCGTCGATCAGCCCCGTCGACTTGTCCTGCTGCGTGAGCAGCTCTCCGGCCGAACTGATCACGAAGACACCCGCCCGCAGGCTGCCCAGCGCCAGGTTGCCGTCGGGGAGCGCGAGCGCGCGGTAGACCTGCGCGTCGCGCAGCCGCTCGTTCAGGGCGCGCGGCAAGGGCAGATAACGACCCTCGGCGTAGCGGAAGAGGCCATGGTCGTCGCCGCCGCCGAGCAGGAGGCCGCCCTCCGGGAGCGGCAGCAGGACGGTCAGGCTGCGCTTGGCGAAGCGCTCGCCCCCCGGCAGCAAGGTGAGTTCGCCACTGGGCAGCAGGCGCTGGAGGCCGACGTCGGCCTGTCGCGTGTAGACCGCATCGTGTGCGGCATAGAGGCCGTGGAAGCGCTTGACCGGGCGCCAGACCTGCAGGCTGTCCGACCCGCCCGTCCAGAGAAAGATGGCGGTGCGGCCCTGGAAGAAGACGCCGCGGCTCGTCTCGACGATCGCGAAGATCTCCTGCGCCCCCAGCTCCGCGGCGGCGGCGGGCAGCAGCGGTCGCAGGGAGCGCAGCCGAAGCCCTCTCCTCGCGTCCGGCTCGAGGACGCCGAAGTCGTGCTGAGCGCCCACGCAGAGGCGGCCCTGGCGATCGCAGTGAACGGCGCGCACCACTTCCTCGCCCAGCGCGCTCACACGGCGCCAGGTGCGGCCGTCGTACTCGAGCAAGCCCTCCGTGTTGCCGACGTAGACGAGACCCAGGCTGTCCTGAGCGCCCGACCAGTTCTGCGGATTGAAGCCCAGCTCGTGGGTGTTGAAGTTCGTCGCGTACACGAGGCCGAGCTCGTGGTAGGCGAGGGGAGCCGCCGGCGTCCGGCTCGGCAACAGGAGCAGCGTCAGGAAGGCGAGGCAGGGTGGATGGAGGCGCATGATTCCGCAGCGGGCTCCGGCAGTCCAGGTCGTGTCGATGGGCGAGTGGTCGATCCGGGGATGTGATCGGCAGGTCGGCGGGCGCGCTTGACGCCAATCGTCGGCTTCAGGAGACGTTGCCACGGCCCCGGCGCGAGGCCGTCAACCGCAGCGCGCGCGGGATTCCCCCCGGCCCCCCGCGGGGAGGCAGGGACCTCAGCGCAGAAGGAGGAGGCGAGCGCGCCGCGTCTCGCCGCCCGCGCTGAGGCGAGCGAAGTAGAGGCCGGCTGCGCAGCGGTGGCCGCGCGCGTCGGCGCCGTCCCAGGTGAGCAGATGCTCGCCCGGTGTCAGCGGTCCCTCGTGCAGTCGGCGTGTGCGGCGCCCCTGGAGGTCGAACAGCTCGACCTGGACCGCGGCGCCGCCGGGACCCGCCACGCGCAGGCGCGGCGCAGCGCCGGCGACGCCGACGAGGCTCCAGACCGCGGGCGGCGCGGCCGGCCCCGCGGGGCTCGTCGTCCAGTCCCCGCGCACCACGTAGTCGCCCTCGCGCGCGAAGCTGACGGGCGTGTCCCCGGCCATCACGGCCACGGCCGCTGGGGCGTAGATCTCGAAATCGAGCTGCGGCGACGAGAGCCAGACCGTGTCGCTGTCGGCGCAGGCCCAGCCCGCTGGCTGGATTCCGATGTAGAGCTGTCCGTCCAGACGCAGCTCCCTGCCGTCGACGAGCAGGCTGCGGGCGGCGGCGCCCGCCTGCTCCTCGACGAGGCCGAAGCGCCCGGCCAGCAGCACCCCCGGCTCGTTGAGGACAGGCGCCCAGGCGGCGACCAGCTCCCGCCGCGCCCCCGCCGCGCCGCGCGTGGCGCGCAGGCCGCCGGCGAAGCGCTGGACGCTCAAGGGCTGGCTGGGCACACCGGGGGCGAGCAGCTCCCACTGCCAGAGGTAGCGGGCGTCCACGGCCCGCTGCGCGACGCGCAGCACTCGGCTGTTGGGATCGCTGTTGCCGTTGTCGTAGGTGCCGAGGCTCCAGCTCGCTTCGGTCGGCGCGGGCCAGAGCAGGTCGGCGTCCAGGCGGCCGTTGGCGCTGGCCAGCGTGTAGCGGCCGCCGGCCGCGCTGAAGCCGATGGACTCGCCGAAGTGCTGGCGCCACTCGTAGTCGTGCGCCTGCGCGTCCTTGCGCAGGTCGTCCAGCAGGTAGAAGGCAGGCATCGCCGGCGCCGTCCCGGGCAGCACCAGAGCCCAGCGCTCCGCCCGCTCGAGCGGATTGCCGCCGTCGTAGCCCCAGGACCAGTCCGTGCCGGGCAGCGGATAGTCGGGGTCGTTGAAGGGCGAGTGTCCATTGTAGGCAGGCGCCATGTCCGCCTTCAGCACGCGGCAGAAGCCGCGGTCGACGACGAGGGTGAGCGTGCCGTCGGTGCCGATGCTCTCGCCCGCGTTGTGCTGGCCGAGACCATCGACGAGGGGCAGGCTGTGCGCCTCGGTTTCCGAGGCCACGCCGGAGGGGCCGTTGTCCATGCCGAAGCGCTCGCCAAAGGCGCGCAGCGTGAAGTGGCCGACGTCCTCCTGCCAGTGGCCGCCCCAGAACTTGCCCGCTTGCAGCGTGAACTGCAGGCTCTCGGCGAGGGGATCGCCCGGCCAGCCGCGGCGCAGCACGTAGAGCCCCTGAACGGGGAAGTAGCGCTCGTCGGGCAGGAAGCCGTGCGGCGGTAGCTGGGGGCCGGTGCGGTGCCAGAGGAGCGTCGCGGGCTGGTCCGCGACCGAACCGAAAT encodes:
- a CDS encoding response regulator codes for the protein MRLHPPCLAFLTLLLLPSRTPAAPLAYHELGLVYATNFNTHELGFNPQNWSGAQDSLGLVYVGNTEGLLEYDGRTWRRVSALGEEVVRAVHCDRQGRLCVGAQHDFGVLEPDARRGLRLRSLRPLLPAAAAELGAQEIFAIVETSRGVFFQGRTAIFLWTGGSDSLQVWRPVKRFHGLYAAHDAVYTRQADVGLQRLLPSGELTLLPGGERFAKRSLTVLLPLPEGGLLLGGGDDHGLFRYAEGRYLPLPRALNERLRDAQVYRALALPDGNLALGSLRAGVFVISSAGELLTQQDKSTGLIDDMVLGLFRDGAGGLWANCDNGLSRLELPSRLSSFDERLGLEGSVEAIARYRGRLFVATSWGVYASQPGDGRLRFARVPGIATQCWTLLATEVGLLAGCNDGVFAVGETTATPLLEEGTIYSLSRSLADAGLVLAAGERGVHCLRRQSAGWRPAGALPGVAGNVRGASQDSDGTVYLAWDEGGGLALAYGAGLTAAPTRRLRLSGAESGPSLPSYTLLAVDGRVAIGTELGLRRPSLAAATDALLPLLPDSSFGRCFADGSREVSRLVECRDGAWIATDAAVGLARPGETDSLAWIAPELRRVTHLQPMALLPEADGVLWVGHYYGLARFAVPVPARRPQPAAPLLRVSAVDPDSLLRGPRPPSGAIALRRDLGALRFEFAAPSLDAPSRTQFRTRLEGYDAGWSAWSTDVRKDYTNLAGGRYAFRVQARDVYGAESAEASFAFSLPLAWYQTWWARGGLGLVLLGLVALLGGSLNRYRMRLLEARIRERTAQLVKMVGELQSSQQEAELARAEAEAATRAKSEFLATMSHEIRTPMNGIIGMAQLVIDSNPRPEQRDYLEIIRSSGDALLVIINDILDFSKIEAGQLELREEPFDLRECVEEALDLVSLRVAEKRLELACQLAPELPQRILGDGSRLRQVLINLLSNAVKFTDRGEVSLRVDARALPDGRVELHCQVRDTGIGISPEGQARLFRSFSQVDGSSSRRYGGTGLGLAICRQLCELMGGTIWVESQPGQGATFHFTLRAVVAADRPAGGPPAWLAARRALLVEDNATSRAALLATLRELGLSVKTATTGEEARSCLVAAAAAGAPFELILVDEEGGGLDHGDGARQLAALPPADAPPRVLLCGPSAASSEGVPAGFVGTLSKPVKRARLALVLATVFAPRAPGRAGAGAGPGEGDAPRAAATSAGAGGLRILLAEDNPVNQKVALSMLARLGLRADLAENGQVALQRLAEQDYDLVLMDMQMPLLDGLGATQRIRAELPASRQPRIVAVTANAMKGDRERCLAAGMDDYVSKPLRKEDLEAALQRAGLLARR